Proteins encoded within one genomic window of Spirulina major PCC 6313:
- a CDS encoding M48 family metallopeptidase, with protein MTEDRNAPPRKRELLSLLALFVGAFLVVVWLLNLLVGGVIGMIPPEAERQLGRWIIPALEAEAEDSTTQDRLNDLLDRLEAELPPEQAAVHDYQLLYIPDETVNAAAVPGDVILVYQGLLAEMESENELMMVLGHELGHFANRDHLRGLGREITLRLAIAIFLGDASALQSLSGRILNQVGSARFSQTQETQADEFGLTLLDRTYGHVAGATDFFARLAQTPGANVQFLASHPAPGKRVKDINALIQQNGYTLGQKVPLDLDLE; from the coding sequence ATGACTGAAGATCGTAATGCTCCCCCCCGTAAACGCGAGTTATTGAGCCTATTGGCCCTGTTTGTGGGGGCGTTTTTAGTGGTGGTGTGGCTGCTGAATCTATTGGTGGGGGGGGTAATTGGGATGATTCCCCCAGAGGCGGAACGGCAGTTAGGGCGGTGGATTATTCCGGCCTTGGAGGCCGAGGCGGAGGATTCAACGACGCAGGATCGCTTGAATGATTTGCTCGATCGCCTTGAGGCAGAGTTACCCCCGGAACAGGCGGCGGTGCATGACTATCAACTCCTTTATATTCCTGACGAAACGGTGAATGCGGCGGCAGTGCCGGGGGATGTGATTTTGGTGTATCAGGGATTGTTGGCAGAGATGGAGTCGGAAAATGAGTTGATGATGGTGCTGGGGCATGAGTTGGGGCATTTTGCGAATCGGGATCACCTGCGGGGCTTGGGGCGGGAGATTACGTTACGGTTAGCGATCGCCATTTTCCTCGGAGATGCCAGCGCCCTCCAATCCCTCTCGGGCCGGATTCTCAATCAAGTGGGATCGGCTCGCTTTTCCCAAACCCAGGAAACCCAAGCCGATGAATTTGGCCTCACGTTACTCGATCGCACCTATGGCCATGTGGCCGGCGCGACGGACTTTTTTGCCCGTCTGGCCCAAACACCGGGGGCCAATGTTCAATTCCTGGCCAGTCATCCCGCGCCCGGTAAACGGGTGAAAGATATCAACGCATTGATTCAACAGAATGGCTATACCCTGGGCCAAAAAGTCCCCCTCGATCTTGATCTCGAATGA
- a CDS encoding Uma2 family endonuclease, with translation MVSALTKSLTLEEFLQQPDTKPASEYIDGVIIQKPMPSGEHSAIQGDLVTFINAALRSKKIARAFPELRCNFEGRVIVPDVSVYTWQRISRDKNGKVCGTFAIAPDWMIEVLSPEQSPTKVIKKIVHALKYDTQMGWLINPYEESVLVYAPNKTTEIFDEPDLILPAPEFAGELELTVGDLFAWLLE, from the coding sequence ATGGTAAGTGCTCTAACTAAATCTCTCACCCTCGAAGAGTTTTTACAACAACCTGACACCAAACCAGCTAGCGAATATATTGATGGAGTCATCATCCAAAAACCAATGCCGAGTGGAGAACACAGTGCAATTCAAGGCGATCTCGTAACATTTATCAATGCAGCACTTCGGTCTAAAAAAATTGCTCGTGCCTTCCCTGAATTACGCTGTAACTTTGAAGGCAGAGTGATTGTTCCTGACGTTTCTGTTTATACTTGGCAGCGAATTTCTCGTGACAAAAATGGGAAAGTTTGTGGTACTTTTGCGATCGCACCTGATTGGATGATTGAAGTTCTTTCTCCGGAACAAAGCCCAACGAAAGTAATCAAAAAGATTGTTCATGCTTTAAAGTATGACACTCAAATGGGATGGCTAATTAATCCGTATGAAGAATCTGTTTTAGTATATGCTCCGAACAAAACAACGGAGATTTTTGATGAGCCAGACTTGATTTTGCCGGCTCCAGAATTTGCTGGAGAATTAGAGTTAACGGTCGGTGATTTATTTGCTTGGTTGTTGGAATAG
- a CDS encoding ATP-dependent Clp protease ATP-binding subunit gives MQPTDASKFTEQAWDAIVRSQEVARRCGNQQLEVEHVILALLEEDGLTKRILDKAAIEIGAFKQQVETFVNGQQRFPYVDQLYLGRALDVMLDRAEASRSSWDDSFIAVEHLLVGFAEDARLGRRLFRKFNLDPQDIETTIKAVRGSQKVTEQNPEEQYEALAKYGIDLTERARAGKLDPVIGRDEEIRSVIQVLSRRSKNNPVLIGEPGVGKTAIAEGLAQRMVNGDVPESLKNRQLVSLDMGSLIAGAKYRGEFENRLRSVLHEVTHSDGGAILFIDELHTVVGAGDRAGAMDAGNLLKPMLARGELRCIGATTLDEYRNHIEKDPALERRFQQVYVRQPSVEDTISILRGLKERYEVHHGVKITDSSLVAAATLSHRYISDRFLPDKAIDLVDEAAARLKMEITSKPMELESLDRRIMQLQMEKLSLEGDPTSKDRQGRIQQEIADLETKQTGLSAQWEAEKQMLEEINSLKEKEDKLRLQVERALRDYDQNRAYQLKFEREQLQQEREAKEAEFLDRQNQGSALLREQVTEGDIADVVARWTGIPVTRLMESEKQKLLQLEGQLHERVIGQNEAVSAVSAAIRRARAGMKDLNRPIGSFLFMGPTGVGKTELARAIAALLFDSDDAMVRLDMSEYMEKHTVSRLVGAPPGYIGYEEGGQLTEAVRRRPYSVVLLDEVEKAHRDVFNILLQILDDGRVTDSQGRAVDFRNTIIVMTSNIGSDVILENAIAPPRPVKQELDYKLRQRIGQLLQAQHQSLLQVGTQLDEAVTPQEVEALLREIVAGMVPESDRTPSTAKSTVGGSKDMDELLRGYFRPEFLNRIDERIVFKPLLREELRQIVTIQLQRIRNLLDEQSITLELTEAAKDHLVEAGYDPVYGARPLKRAIQRELENPMATKILENTFGEGDTVQVDCVDQMLVLTKISSSPAPEPTELEPVAISEADPIVTEAAIASPADDDPDFEPEATPVQAEIVSDDEGILF, from the coding sequence ATGCAGCCAACGGACGCGAGTAAATTTACAGAACAGGCGTGGGATGCGATCGTGCGATCGCAGGAAGTTGCCCGCCGCTGTGGCAATCAGCAGCTTGAAGTCGAACACGTCATTTTGGCCCTCCTCGAAGAAGATGGGTTAACCAAGCGCATTCTCGACAAGGCGGCGATTGAAATCGGGGCGTTTAAACAACAGGTTGAAACCTTCGTCAATGGTCAACAGCGGTTTCCCTATGTGGATCAATTGTATTTAGGGCGAGCCTTGGATGTGATGCTCGATCGCGCCGAGGCCTCTCGCAGTAGTTGGGACGATAGCTTTATTGCGGTGGAGCATTTGCTCGTGGGATTCGCCGAAGATGCTCGCTTGGGGCGGCGTTTGTTTCGCAAGTTCAACCTTGACCCCCAGGATATTGAAACCACGATTAAAGCCGTGCGGGGCAGCCAAAAAGTCACGGAACAGAACCCCGAAGAACAGTATGAAGCCCTGGCGAAATATGGGATTGACCTGACGGAACGGGCGCGGGCGGGGAAACTGGACCCGGTGATCGGGCGGGATGAGGAGATTCGCAGTGTGATTCAGGTGTTGTCGCGGCGATCGAAGAATAACCCGGTGTTGATTGGGGAGCCGGGGGTGGGGAAAACGGCGATCGCTGAAGGTCTCGCCCAGCGGATGGTGAATGGGGATGTGCCGGAATCCTTGAAAAATCGGCAACTCGTTTCCTTAGATATGGGCAGCCTGATCGCGGGGGCGAAATATCGCGGTGAGTTTGAAAATCGGCTGCGATCGGTGTTGCATGAGGTGACCCATTCCGATGGCGGCGCGATCTTGTTTATTGATGAACTGCATACGGTGGTGGGGGCGGGCGATCGCGCCGGAGCCATGGATGCGGGGAATCTGCTCAAACCGATGTTGGCACGGGGGGAACTACGCTGCATCGGTGCAACAACCCTCGATGAATATCGCAACCATATCGAAAAAGACCCCGCCCTGGAGCGTCGTTTTCAACAGGTTTATGTGCGTCAGCCTAGCGTTGAGGATACGATCTCAATTTTGCGGGGCTTGAAAGAGCGTTACGAAGTGCATCATGGTGTCAAGATTACCGATTCGTCCCTCGTGGCAGCGGCGACGTTGTCCCATCGGTATATTAGCGATCGCTTCCTCCCCGACAAAGCGATCGATCTCGTTGATGAAGCCGCCGCCCGGTTAAAGATGGAAATCACCTCCAAACCCATGGAGTTGGAGAGTCTCGATCGGCGGATCATGCAATTGCAGATGGAAAAACTGTCCCTCGAAGGCGACCCCACCTCCAAAGATCGCCAAGGCCGCATCCAGCAGGAAATCGCCGACCTCGAAACAAAGCAAACCGGCCTCTCTGCCCAATGGGAAGCCGAAAAACAAATGCTTGAGGAGATCAACAGCCTCAAGGAAAAAGAAGATAAGCTGCGTCTCCAAGTAGAACGCGCCCTGCGGGACTATGACCAAAATCGCGCCTATCAACTCAAATTTGAGCGCGAACAACTCCAGCAAGAACGGGAAGCCAAAGAAGCCGAATTTCTCGATCGCCAAAACCAAGGCAGCGCCCTGCTGCGGGAACAAGTCACCGAGGGGGATATTGCCGATGTGGTGGCTCGCTGGACGGGCATTCCGGTGACGCGCTTGATGGAGTCGGAAAAACAAAAGTTACTGCAACTCGAAGGCCAATTACACGAGCGGGTAATCGGTCAAAATGAGGCGGTGTCGGCGGTGTCGGCGGCGATTCGGCGGGCGCGGGCGGGGATGAAGGATCTCAATCGTCCCATTGGATCATTCCTGTTCATGGGGCCGACGGGGGTGGGGAAAACGGAATTGGCGCGGGCGATCGCTGCCCTCCTCTTCGATAGCGACGACGCGATGGTGCGTCTCGATATGTCGGAATACATGGAAAAACACACGGTTTCGCGCCTTGTGGGTGCGCCCCCCGGCTACATTGGCTACGAAGAAGGCGGCCAACTCACCGAAGCCGTCCGCCGTCGTCCCTATTCCGTTGTCCTCCTTGACGAAGTGGAAAAAGCCCACCGCGATGTATTCAATATCCTGCTGCAAATCCTCGATGATGGGCGCGTCACGGATTCCCAAGGGCGGGCGGTGGATTTTCGCAACACGATTATTGTGATGACTAGCAACATCGGCAGCGATGTGATTCTGGAGAATGCGATCGCACCCCCCCGACCCGTCAAGCAAGAACTCGACTATAAACTCCGCCAACGGATCGGCCAACTCCTCCAAGCCCAACATCAAAGCCTGCTCCAGGTGGGTACGCAATTAGATGAAGCCGTTACCCCTCAAGAGGTGGAAGCTCTGCTGCGTGAGATTGTGGCGGGAATGGTGCCAGAGAGCGATCGCACCCCCTCAACCGCCAAAAGCACCGTTGGCGGCAGTAAAGACATGGACGAACTGCTGCGCGGCTATTTTCGCCCGGAATTCCTCAACCGTATCGATGAGCGCATCGTCTTTAAACCCCTGTTACGGGAAGAGTTACGGCAAATTGTCACGATCCAACTCCAGCGCATCCGCAACCTCCTCGATGAGCAAAGTATCACCCTCGAACTCACCGAAGCGGCGAAAGATCACCTCGTGGAAGCGGGCTACGATCCCGTCTATGGAGCGCGTCCCCTGAAGCGGGCAATTCAGCGCGAACTCGAAAATCCGATGGCGACGAAAATCCTCGAAAATACCTTTGGAGAAGGGGATACGGTACAGGTAGATTGTGTGGATCAAATGTTGGTGTTGACGAAAATCAGTAGCAGCCCAGCCCCTGAACCGACGGAACTCGAACCCGTTGCCATCTCCGAGGCTGATCCTATCGTCACCGAAGCTGCGATCGCTTCTCCTGCCGACGATGACCCCGACTTTGAACCAGAGGCCACCCCCGTCCAAGCGGAAATTGTCAGCGATGATGAAGGGATTTTATTCTAA
- a CDS encoding Rpn family recombination-promoting nuclease/putative transposase produces MYYFTEKYINPFTDYGFKKLFGEEPNKDLLLDFLNELLREEQGEIVSLNYIKNEQLGDTSLDRKAIFDLYCENERGEKFIVELQKTKQNFFKDRTVYYSTFPIREQTQQGIWNYQLNAIYTIAILDFVFDEDKQEPQKYRYDVKLTDIETCKVFYDKLTFIYLEMPKFTKTLEELETRFDKWLYILRNLTKIDEIPDALQESIFQKLFAVAEIAQFNPEQVRSYEDSLKYYRDLQNSIDTARDEGREEGREEGIALAKEQVAIAGLQNGLSNELLIELTGLTPAQIDQLRATLKPS; encoded by the coding sequence ATGTACTACTTCACTGAAAAATACATTAACCCCTTCACCGATTATGGGTTTAAAAAACTCTTTGGTGAAGAACCCAATAAAGATCTGCTCCTTGATTTTCTCAATGAACTCCTGCGAGAGGAACAGGGAGAGATCGTCAGTCTGAACTACATCAAAAATGAGCAATTGGGGGATACAAGTCTTGACCGCAAAGCCATTTTTGATCTCTACTGTGAAAACGAGCGCGGTGAAAAGTTCATCGTTGAACTGCAAAAAACGAAGCAAAACTTTTTCAAAGATCGCACCGTTTACTATTCCACCTTCCCCATCCGAGAGCAAACCCAGCAAGGAATCTGGAACTATCAACTCAACGCCATCTACACGATCGCAATCTTAGATTTTGTTTTTGACGAGGATAAACAGGAGCCGCAAAAGTATCGCTATGATGTGAAGCTCACGGACATCGAGACCTGTAAAGTGTTTTATGATAAACTCACGTTCATTTACTTGGAAATGCCCAAGTTCACGAAAACTTTAGAGGAGCTAGAAACGCGCTTTGATAAGTGGCTCTACATCCTCCGCAATCTGACGAAAATTGATGAAATTCCAGACGCATTACAAGAGTCCATCTTTCAAAAACTCTTTGCCGTCGCGGAAATTGCCCAGTTCAACCCTGAACAAGTTCGCTCCTATGAAGACAGTCTGAAATATTATCGGGATTTGCAAAATTCGATTGATACGGCTCGTGACGAAGGACGCGAAGAGGGGCGCGAAGAGGGGATTGCGTTGGCGAAAGAACAGGTGGCGATCGCAGGCCTTCAAAACGGCCTCTCCAACGAACTCCTGATCGAACTCACCGGCCTGACCCCCGCCCAAATTGATCAACTCAGAGCCACGCTCAAGCCCTCATGA
- a CDS encoding TIGR00266 family protein: MELNKSEFVYDIEHSPAYAALVLTLQANQSIVVEASAMAAMDSCITMATKVRGGMMQGIKRMVGGESIFMNEFTAQGKAGQLYVSPGVPGDVQHYALTDNQALMVQSSGFVACSPTVDVDSQFQGFKGFFSGESLFLLRLTGQGSVWFSSYGGIVEVPVAGDYVVDTGYVVAFESSLQYEVEMLGGLSFKGLRTGILGGEGLVCRFRGEGRLWIQSRNIYPLVNFLSPFRPVRS; this comes from the coding sequence ATGGAACTCAATAAATCCGAATTTGTCTACGACATCGAGCATTCTCCCGCCTACGCTGCCCTCGTCCTCACTCTCCAAGCGAATCAAAGCATTGTGGTTGAGGCCTCCGCAATGGCAGCCATGGATAGTTGCATTACCATGGCGACCAAGGTGCGGGGTGGCATGATGCAGGGGATCAAACGCATGGTGGGGGGTGAATCAATTTTTATGAACGAGTTTACTGCCCAGGGCAAGGCGGGACAACTCTATGTGTCGCCGGGTGTGCCGGGGGATGTGCAACATTATGCTTTAACCGATAATCAAGCTCTGATGGTGCAGTCGTCGGGATTTGTCGCCTGTAGCCCCACGGTGGATGTGGATAGCCAATTTCAAGGGTTTAAGGGCTTTTTTAGTGGTGAATCGCTGTTTTTACTGCGTCTCACGGGGCAGGGGTCGGTGTGGTTTAGCTCCTATGGCGGCATTGTGGAAGTGCCGGTGGCGGGGGATTATGTGGTGGATACGGGCTATGTGGTGGCGTTTGAATCGTCGTTGCAGTATGAGGTGGAAATGTTGGGGGGCTTATCGTTTAAAGGCCTGCGGACGGGAATTTTAGGGGGTGAGGGTTTGGTCTGTCGGTTCCGGGGTGAGGGGCGGCTTTGGATTCAGTCGCGCAATATTTACCCGTTGGTGAACTTTTTAAGTCCCTTCCGGCCAGTGCGAAGTTAA
- the corA gene encoding magnesium/cobalt transporter CorA, with translation MSQTPTQWIPEPDEDDPEDDYFDYYFDPPGSEPGTLTIDPDGIPSELVLIDYSPEHATRHPDVSPETCQAYLKTPSVSWIDVRGLGSEDVLKRVGYICHLHPLLLEDVVNVPQRPKVEDYNDHLLIVVQMVLPTPDEEGFFIEQVGFVLGEHYLLTFQEEPTRDCFQPARDRIQNGRGKIRQAGPDYLAYILLDAIIDGFFPVLEDYGERIDSLEDEVVANPTRKTLEKIYDIRRELLALRRSIWPQRTVINSLIREHYGLISQDVEVYLRDCYDHVIQLLDIVETYRELSASLTEIYMSAMSNRMSEVVNLLTIISTIFIPLTFIVGVYGMNFENMPELGWRWGYAACWGVMGAIALCLTIFFWRRGWFEGFFWSPLASKRR, from the coding sequence ATGAGTCAGACCCCTACCCAGTGGATACCCGAACCTGACGAGGATGATCCCGAAGATGATTATTTTGACTATTACTTTGATCCACCCGGCAGCGAACCGGGGACGCTCACGATTGATCCCGATGGTATTCCGTCGGAACTGGTGCTAATTGACTACAGCCCGGAGCACGCCACCCGCCACCCCGATGTTTCCCCGGAAACCTGCCAAGCCTATTTAAAAACGCCGTCGGTGTCGTGGATTGATGTGCGGGGGTTGGGCAGCGAGGATGTGCTGAAGCGGGTGGGGTATATTTGCCATCTTCATCCGCTGCTGCTCGAAGATGTGGTGAATGTGCCCCAGCGGCCGAAGGTGGAGGACTATAACGATCACCTCTTGATTGTGGTGCAGATGGTGTTGCCGACACCGGATGAGGAGGGGTTTTTTATTGAGCAGGTGGGGTTTGTCTTGGGGGAGCATTATTTGCTGACATTCCAGGAGGAACCGACGCGGGACTGTTTTCAACCGGCGCGCGATCGCATCCAAAACGGTCGCGGCAAAATTCGCCAAGCAGGCCCGGACTATCTCGCCTATATCCTGCTCGATGCAATTATTGATGGGTTTTTCCCGGTCTTGGAAGACTACGGCGAACGGATCGACAGCCTCGAAGATGAGGTGGTCGCCAATCCGACCCGTAAAACCCTCGAAAAAATCTATGATATTCGGCGGGAACTGTTGGCCCTGCGGCGCTCGATTTGGCCACAACGGACGGTGATTAATAGCCTGATTCGCGAACATTACGGCCTGATTAGTCAGGATGTGGAGGTGTATCTCCGCGATTGCTATGACCATGTGATCCAGTTGTTGGATATTGTCGAAACCTATCGAGAATTATCCGCGAGTTTAACGGAAATTTATATGTCGGCGATGAGTAACCGGATGTCGGAGGTGGTGAATCTCCTGACGATTATCTCGACGATCTTTATTCCCCTGACGTTTATTGTGGGGGTCTATGGGATGAATTTTGAAAATATGCCGGAGTTGGGCTGGCGGTGGGGCTATGCCGCCTGCTGGGGGGTGATGGGGGCGATCGCGCTCTGTTTAACGATCTTTTTTTGGCGGCGGGGCTGGTTTGAGGGTTTTTTTTGGAGTCCCCTCGCCTCGAAGCGTCGTTAA
- a CDS encoding TIGR00266 family protein, with the protein MKYEIRYKPAFAAIFVTLDPGERIIAEAGAMASMDAGLTMTTQFSGGLIPALLRAGFGGETLFTNTFINRTDSPLSLVLTQSIIGDMEVIQLDGQQQAALCLQPGAYIASTARIKLGVKWAGFNSWLAGEGLFKLQVESNGKGLVFFGAYGGLTKRQITQDFIVDSGHLVAYEPQIKLNVRFAKGIIGSLTSGEGLVNHLKGTGVIYMQSRSVDGLVRFLRPKLR; encoded by the coding sequence GTGAAATACGAGATCCGCTATAAGCCCGCCTTTGCTGCCATCTTCGTCACCCTTGATCCGGGTGAGCGTATCATTGCTGAAGCCGGAGCCATGGCCAGTATGGATGCGGGGTTGACGATGACCACACAATTTAGCGGCGGTTTGATTCCCGCCCTGCTCCGTGCCGGCTTTGGGGGTGAAACCCTCTTTACCAATACCTTTATCAATCGCACCGATAGCCCGCTGAGTCTGGTCCTTACCCAATCGATTATTGGTGATATGGAAGTGATTCAACTGGATGGCCAACAACAGGCCGCCCTCTGTCTGCAACCGGGGGCCTATATCGCCAGCACCGCCCGGATTAAGCTGGGGGTGAAGTGGGCGGGGTTTAACAGTTGGTTGGCAGGGGAAGGGTTGTTTAAGTTGCAAGTGGAAAGCAACGGCAAAGGCTTAGTCTTTTTCGGAGCCTACGGCGGCTTGACGAAACGCCAAATCACGCAGGATTTTATTGTGGATTCGGGGCATCTCGTCGCCTACGAGCCGCAAATTAAGCTCAATGTCCGGTTTGCCAAGGGCATTATTGGTTCGTTGACCTCTGGGGAAGGGTTAGTCAATCACCTCAAAGGGACGGGGGTGATTTATATGCAGTCCCGCAGTGTGGATGGGTTGGTGCGTTTCCTCCGTCCGAAGTTGAGATAA
- a CDS encoding TIGR00266 family protein, with amino-acid sequence MEIELLHQPDSAIAKITLIGGEELVAQAGAMIAMSGHINASTTLRRGKGGGVFGGLKRVLAGESLFLSVFRTPITGEIFLSPKLMGDLLIYDLSQSELVVQSGSYLASESGVDIDLGFQGFKSIFSGESLFWLDISGRGQVLLTSFGGIYEIDVDGEYIVDTGHIVAFEKSLTFAISKPGGSWLGAFLGGEGFVCRFKGNGKVYCQTHNNYNFGRAVGSKLPPR; translated from the coding sequence ATGGAGATTGAATTACTACATCAGCCCGATAGTGCGATCGCAAAAATCACCCTAATCGGCGGCGAAGAACTCGTCGCCCAAGCCGGAGCGATGATCGCCATGAGCGGCCACATCAACGCCAGCACCACCCTCCGACGCGGCAAAGGCGGCGGCGTTTTCGGCGGTCTCAAGCGCGTCCTCGCGGGAGAATCCCTCTTTCTCAGCGTCTTTCGTACCCCCATTACCGGCGAAATCTTCCTTTCCCCCAAACTAATGGGAGATCTCCTGATCTATGACCTGAGCCAGAGTGAACTTGTGGTTCAATCCGGTTCCTACCTCGCCAGCGAAAGCGGCGTAGACATTGACCTCGGCTTCCAAGGCTTTAAATCGATCTTTTCCGGGGAAAGTCTCTTTTGGCTTGACATCAGCGGTCGCGGTCAAGTCCTTCTCACCTCCTTCGGCGGCATTTACGAAATTGACGTAGACGGCGAATACATCGTCGATACGGGCCACATCGTCGCCTTTGAAAAAAGCCTCACCTTTGCCATCAGCAAACCGGGCGGTAGTTGGTTGGGGGCTTTCCTCGGTGGAGAAGGCTTTGTCTGTCGGTTTAAAGGCAACGGCAAAGTCTACTGTCAAACCCACAACAACTACAATTTCGGTCGCGCTGTCGGTAGTAAGCTGCCCCCTCGTTAA
- a CDS encoding Uma2 family endonuclease, producing MMLTSEKNLTLAEFLQLPETQPAQEYINGTIFQKPMPQGEHSAIQTELATAINLALKPEKIARAFTELRCVFDNRALVPDISVYRWTNIPRTNQGRIANQFDVPPDWVIEILSPQQSQTQVTKKILYCLQNVTVMGWLINPEVEEVWVFTPDQMPRICDRAEDQLPIPEFAQVLQLTVGELWLWLDEL from the coding sequence ATGATGCTAACTTCTGAAAAGAACCTCACTTTGGCGGAGTTTTTGCAATTGCCAGAAACGCAGCCCGCCCAAGAATATATCAATGGCACAATTTTTCAAAAACCCATGCCCCAGGGAGAACACAGCGCCATTCAAACCGAACTGGCAACAGCGATCAATCTGGCATTAAAACCAGAAAAAATTGCTAGAGCGTTTACAGAATTGCGGTGTGTCTTTGACAATCGCGCCCTCGTTCCGGATATTTCGGTGTATCGCTGGACAAACATTCCCCGCACGAATCAGGGGCGGATTGCAAATCAATTCGACGTGCCCCCCGATTGGGTGATTGAAATCCTCTCACCCCAACAAAGCCAGACCCAAGTCACCAAAAAAATTCTCTATTGTCTGCAAAATGTGACGGTGATGGGCTGGCTGATTAACCCAGAAGTAGAAGAAGTGTGGGTGTTCACGCCGGATCAAATGCCTCGAATTTGCGATCGCGCAGAAGATCAATTACCCATCCCAGAGTTTGCTCAGGTGTTGCAGTTGACAGTGGGTGAGCTATGGCTGTGGTTAGACGAGCTTTAA